From a region of the Malania oleifera isolate guangnan ecotype guangnan chromosome 12, ASM2987363v1, whole genome shotgun sequence genome:
- the LOC131144142 gene encoding protein JINGUBANG, protein MGILSSPLSCHSDLKKSQSNHLHSDSSIYLSSQPSLPSVPSLTLQHDRQPQTAHQRCVSTLKGHSSAVFSLTLAGKFIYSGSSDKDIRAWPRDPSLIQNSTPNTVAAGHGAVKSLVTLGGKLFSAHQDHKIRVWKIDPDQKHCKCIATLPTAGDRFLRLLSPKNYVKVRRHKKCTWVHHVDAVSALAVSADGSLLYSVSWDRTLKLWRTSDFRCLESVANAHDDAINAVAVSVDGFVYTGSADKKIKVWKKSTNKHSLVTTLEKHISAVNALALSLDGSVLYSGACDRSIVVWERVSCGVGYGHMVVTGALRGHTKAILCLAVVADLVCSGSADGTVRVWRRGIESERRRYSCLAVFEGHKGPVKSLTAAVDNGGGSGSESTTSYLVYSGSLDCDIKAWQICVPFL, encoded by the coding sequence ATGGGAATTCTGAGTTCCCCCTTGTCCTGCCACTCAGACCTTAAGAAATCTCAATCGAACCATCTTCATTCGGACTCATCAATCTACCTCTCTTCCCAACCAAGTCTACCCTCTGTTCCGTCTCTCACCCTGCAACACGACCGCCAACCCCAGACCGCCCACCAACGCTGCGTATCTACCCTCAAAGGCCACTCCTCCGCCGTCTTCTCCCTCACCCTCGCCGGGAAATTCATCTACAGCGGCTCCTCCGACAAAGACATCCGCGCCTGGCCCCGCGACCCTTCCCTCATCCAAAACTCAACCCCCAACACCGTCGCCGCCGGCCACGGCGCGGTGAAATCCCTAGTGACGCTCGGGGGAAAGCTGTTCAGCGCCCACCAAGATCACAAAATCCGCGTGTGGAAAATCGACCCCGACCAGAAGCACTGCAAGTGCATCGCCACGCTGCCCACCGCCGGCGACCGCTTCCTCCGCCTCCTCTCGCCGAAGAACTACGTGAAGGTGCGCCGGCACAAGAAATGCACCTGGGTTCACCACGTCGACGCCGTGTCCGCGCTCGCCGTTTCGGCGGACGGGTCACTCCTGTACTCCGTGTCCTGGGACCGGACGCTAAAGTTGTGGCGGACCTCCGATTTCCGGTGCCTGGAATCGGTTGCGAACGCCCATGACGACGCGATCAACGCCGTCGCGGTATCCGTCGACGGGTTCGTCTACACCGGCTCCGCCGACAAGAAAATTAAGGTGTGGAAGAAGAGTACCAATAAACATTCGCTGGTTACCACTCTGGAGAAGCACATATCGGCGGTTAATGCTCTGGCTCTTAGCCTCGACGGATCCGTGCTGTACTCCGGCGCGTGCGACCGGTCGATCGTCGTGTGGGAGCGGGTCAGCTGCGGCGTCGGCTACGGGCACATGGTGGTAACGGGGGCGCTCAGGGGGCACACGAAGGCGATATTGTGCCTGGCGGTTGTGGCGGATTTGGTGTGCAGCGGATCGGCGGATGGGACGGTGAGGGTTTGGAGAAGAGGAATTGAGAGTGAGAGGCGACGTTACAGTTGCCTGGCGGTGTTTGAAGGTCACAAAGGCCCAGTTAAGAGCTTGACCGCCGCCGTCGATAATGGCGGCGGGTCGGGTTCAGAGAGTACCACTTCCTATCTGGTTTACAGTGGCAGTTTGGACTGTGATATTAAAGCCTGGCAGATTTGTGTTCCCTTTCTCTGA